One Terrirubrum flagellatum genomic window carries:
- the leuC gene encoding 3-isopropylmalate dehydratase large subunit yields MQRTLFEKMWSAHVVSDFGDSRALIHIDRHVVHEGTSAEAFAGLRKAARTVHSPDLTFAVTDHIVSTIPGRNADTFPPGRERVSLLQQNCAEAGIPLFDLDDPRQGIAHVVAPELGIALPGATLVCGDSHTATCGGVGAYAWGIGTTEVQQVLATQALIVRKPKALRVNFSGRVSEGIYAKDLILALIRRYGVAAGTGYAIEYAGSVIRGLGVEGRMTICNMSIEFGARSGFVAPDDTTISYLAERPFRPRGKDWDAALASWRELRSDSDAQFDDEFEIDCSALAPQVSWGTSPQSVIGVDERIPDPSAPPHPETSATVRKALEYMELEPGRPIEGLPIDIAFIGSCTNSRLSDLQAAAEIVRGRRVAPGVRALVVPGSMQVKRAAEGLGLDRIFSESGFEWRSAGCSMCVAANEDVVPPGKRSISTSNRNFENRQGPAARTHLASPAMVAAAALKGRIVDLRKLAS; encoded by the coding sequence ATGCAGCGTACGCTATTTGAGAAAATGTGGAGCGCGCATGTTGTCAGCGACTTCGGCGATTCGCGCGCTCTGATTCATATCGATCGGCATGTCGTGCATGAAGGCACCAGCGCAGAGGCGTTCGCGGGATTGCGGAAGGCGGCGCGAACTGTACACAGTCCCGACCTCACTTTCGCCGTCACGGATCATATCGTCTCGACAATTCCAGGGCGCAACGCCGACACATTTCCGCCGGGACGCGAGCGCGTGTCGCTGCTGCAGCAAAATTGCGCGGAGGCCGGCATTCCCCTGTTTGATCTCGACGATCCGCGGCAGGGCATTGCGCATGTGGTGGCGCCGGAGCTTGGCATCGCGCTCCCGGGCGCGACGCTCGTTTGCGGCGACAGTCACACCGCCACCTGTGGCGGCGTCGGCGCTTACGCCTGGGGCATCGGCACGACCGAAGTGCAGCAGGTGCTGGCGACGCAGGCGCTGATCGTGCGCAAGCCGAAAGCATTGCGCGTCAATTTTTCGGGGCGGGTGTCGGAGGGAATCTACGCCAAAGATCTCATCCTTGCGCTTATCCGCCGCTACGGCGTCGCCGCCGGAACCGGATACGCGATCGAATATGCGGGTTCGGTAATCCGCGGCCTTGGCGTCGAAGGGCGCATGACCATCTGCAACATGTCGATTGAATTCGGTGCGCGCTCCGGCTTCGTCGCTCCTGACGACACAACGATTTCCTATCTTGCTGAGCGTCCTTTCCGCCCACGTGGCAAAGACTGGGACGCCGCGCTCGCTTCCTGGCGCGAGCTTCGTTCCGATTCTGACGCCCAGTTCGATGACGAGTTCGAGATCGACTGCTCCGCGCTCGCGCCACAGGTCTCATGGGGAACATCTCCACAAAGCGTGATCGGCGTTGACGAACGTATTCCGGACCCGTCCGCGCCGCCGCATCCTGAAACCAGCGCCACAGTCCGCAAAGCTCTGGAGTATATGGAACTTGAGCCTGGCCGACCGATCGAAGGGCTCCCGATCGATATCGCGTTCATTGGCTCATGCACCAATAGCCGCCTCAGCGATCTGCAAGCGGCAGCCGAGATCGTGCGCGGACGGCGCGTGGCGCCTGGCGTGCGTGCGCTTGTTGTTCCCGGCTCGATGCAGGTGAAGCGCGCCGCCGAGGGGTTAGGGCTCGATCGCATCTTCTCTGAATCTGGGTTCGAATGGCGTAGCGCCGGCTGCTCCATGTGCGTCGCCGCCAATGAGGACGTCGTGCCGCCAGGCAAGCGCAGCATCTCGACATCGAACCGCAATTTCGAGAACCGCCAAGGTCCTGCGGCGCGCACCCATCTCGCGAGCCCGGCCATGGTCGCCGCCGCGGCGCTCAAAGGCCGCATCGTGGATCTGCGGAAGCTCGCCTCATGA
- a CDS encoding LysR substrate-binding domain-containing protein has translation MASRVGSFTLAAKELYVSQGAISRHIAHLEDYLGVQLFDRCPREVKLTPAGALYAKEIQIAFDRIQRTTTTVRETRRRNSLRVGIFPSIAAYWLMPRLARFRTAHPDIELYITTTSHPDLDNGDLDIANYRGRLASSAVEYHPLFDVELQPVCSPHLVNGESNVDPEKIRGMLLLCSQNRIEDWQLWLDHAGVRGVDPNQGLKFENSALVYQAAIDGLGIGIAHANVVQGEFMNRRLIAPFEPVVRTNETYGLAWLKSKSNLPGLMEFKDWFVAESATMGQYPPA, from the coding sequence GTGGCGAGCCGTGTAGGCAGTTTCACGCTCGCGGCGAAAGAGCTTTACGTCTCGCAGGGCGCAATCAGCCGGCATATCGCCCATCTCGAAGACTATCTCGGCGTCCAGCTTTTTGATCGCTGCCCGCGTGAGGTAAAGCTCACGCCCGCCGGCGCGCTTTACGCAAAAGAAATCCAGATCGCTTTTGATCGCATCCAGCGCACGACCACGACGGTGCGCGAAACGCGGCGGCGCAACAGTCTTCGAGTTGGCATCTTCCCGAGCATCGCCGCTTACTGGCTGATGCCGCGACTTGCCCGCTTCCGCACAGCCCATCCCGACATCGAGCTCTATATCACGACAACGAGCCATCCCGATCTCGATAATGGCGATCTCGATATCGCCAACTATCGCGGCAGGCTCGCAAGCTCCGCAGTAGAGTATCACCCGCTTTTCGACGTTGAACTACAACCGGTTTGCAGCCCGCATCTTGTCAACGGGGAGTCCAACGTCGATCCGGAAAAAATTCGCGGGATGCTTCTGCTCTGCTCGCAGAACAGGATCGAAGACTGGCAACTCTGGCTGGATCACGCTGGCGTTCGCGGCGTCGACCCGAACCAGGGTCTGAAATTTGAGAATTCGGCGCTCGTTTATCAGGCCGCAATCGACGGATTGGGCATCGGCATCGCGCATGCCAACGTGGTGCAGGGTGAGTTCATGAACCGCCGACTGATCGCGCCTTTTGAACCCGTGGTCAGAACAAATGAAACCTACGGTCTTGCGTGGCTCAAGTCGAAATCGAATCTTCCTGGATTGATGGAATTCAAGGATTGGTTCGTCGCGGAGTCCGCGACGATGGGACAGTATCCCCCTGCATGA
- a CDS encoding ABC transporter substrate-binding protein codes for MGAKRTLAAVVVAAGLFGSAQACRADQIVVTNYGVTVGGWPYAVALAKGFFKEEGADITGILTSAGGGTTIRNILAANVPYGEVGPAIAIQANLQGANLKIISDNITSVADIAWVVKPDSPIKTLADLKGKKIGYTNPKSVSQGLSAFVIQAAGLKPNEAELVRTGGFGEGLAALDIGAVDTTPIPEPLLAQNVKKYRILARGIDVLPIMDNTVGVTTPAAAETKGDVIRAIIRARRRGIEFIATHPDEAIPIIAKHANLPEESVKISLQNVLAIKPNGVPYFGDGRIHLGGMKRIMAFQKEIGAMDQVIDPTQYIDYSYLPDALKAPAP; via the coding sequence ATGGGAGCGAAGCGCACGCTGGCGGCGGTCGTTGTTGCGGCTGGGCTTTTCGGCTCGGCTCAGGCCTGCCGCGCCGATCAGATCGTTGTGACCAACTATGGCGTCACGGTCGGCGGCTGGCCGTACGCGGTCGCGCTAGCGAAAGGCTTTTTCAAGGAGGAAGGCGCCGATATCACGGGCATCCTCACATCCGCCGGTGGCGGAACGACGATCCGCAACATTCTTGCGGCGAACGTGCCCTACGGAGAAGTGGGGCCGGCGATCGCCATCCAGGCGAATCTCCAGGGCGCCAATCTCAAGATCATCAGCGACAATATCACCTCGGTCGCCGATATCGCCTGGGTGGTGAAACCGGATTCGCCGATCAAGACGCTGGCCGACCTGAAGGGCAAGAAGATTGGCTACACCAATCCGAAATCCGTCTCGCAAGGACTATCCGCATTTGTGATCCAGGCGGCGGGTCTGAAGCCGAACGAAGCTGAACTAGTGCGAACCGGCGGATTTGGCGAAGGCCTCGCCGCGCTCGACATCGGCGCTGTCGACACGACGCCGATCCCCGAGCCGCTGCTGGCGCAGAACGTGAAAAAATACCGGATCCTGGCGCGCGGAATTGATGTGCTTCCCATCATGGATAACACGGTGGGCGTCACAACTCCCGCTGCAGCGGAAACCAAAGGCGATGTGATCCGGGCTATCATTCGGGCCAGACGCCGGGGCATCGAGTTTATTGCGACACATCCGGATGAAGCGATCCCGATCATCGCAAAGCATGCAAACCTGCCTGAGGAGAGCGTCAAGATATCGCTGCAGAATGTTCTCGCAATCAAACCAAACGGCGTGCCCTACTTCGGCGATGGACGGATTCATCTCGGCGGAATGAAGCGGATCATGGCGTTTCAGAAGGAGATCGGCGCTATGGATCAGGTGATCGACCCGACGCAGTATATCGATTACAGTTACCTGCCTGACGCTCTGAAAGCGCCGGCGCCATAA
- a CDS encoding VOC family protein, protein MGNGEGRSPTDAFGFGQPVGAVVQYAYTVPDIASGMKLYSKLLGVGPWFVTGPFRPREARYRGSSTEIELTLAIGFAGRVMVELVRQHDDGPSVYREFVERRGHGFHHWAIGSKAFDADVARYCSDGYEIAFADRAPRGNRVVYVDTSRDLPGMLEIIEMTDVLETRYEMMYAAACGWDGSDPIRS, encoded by the coding sequence ATGGGGAACGGCGAGGGCAGGTCGCCTACGGATGCGTTTGGTTTTGGCCAGCCCGTCGGCGCCGTGGTGCAGTATGCCTATACCGTGCCGGATATCGCCAGCGGGATGAAGCTGTACTCAAAGCTGCTTGGCGTAGGCCCCTGGTTTGTCACCGGACCTTTTAGACCCAGGGAGGCGCGCTATCGTGGCTCCTCAACAGAGATCGAGCTGACGCTTGCGATCGGGTTTGCGGGAAGGGTGATGGTGGAGTTGGTCCGCCAGCATGATGACGGGCCGTCAGTCTATCGCGAGTTCGTGGAGCGCCGCGGTCATGGCTTCCATCATTGGGCGATCGGGTCAAAGGCGTTCGACGCCGACGTGGCGCGCTACTGTTCCGATGGCTATGAGATTGCCTTCGCCGACCGCGCGCCCCGCGGCAACCGCGTTGTGTATGTCGACACCTCTCGAGACCTCCCCGGCATGCTCGAAATCATCGAAATGACCGATGTGCTCGAGACGCGGTACGAAATGATGTACGCCGCTGCCTGTGGCTGGGATGGCAGCGACCCAATCCGCTCCTGA
- a CDS encoding 2-hydroxyacid dehydrogenase translates to MSLSPKPRLLLAVPLPDDLTAQLESRCEVVVAPSGHFPPPDQLGALLPTVSGVATTAYCKFNADLISRCPDLRVIAACGVGLDHIDVPCATRRGVLVCNTPGLQNSTVAEMALALIFALARNLPANDAFVRAGTWRQHQVGLAIDIRGKRLGLLGLGGIGGYLATAAQALGLTVVYHKRSRDLAAEARGIAYVERDALFRGSDFVSLHLPLNAETRGSVGRREFALMKPGGFLINTARGSIVDEPALIEVLTSGHLAGAGLDVMDAEPIGADNPLCSTPNIILQPHAGGATRETRRRMEELTVRNTLAALEGRMPDIVVNPEAFQARQA, encoded by the coding sequence ATGAGCCTCTCGCCCAAGCCGCGGCTGTTGCTCGCGGTTCCGCTGCCAGATGATCTCACAGCTCAACTTGAGAGCCGTTGCGAAGTCGTTGTCGCACCCTCGGGGCATTTCCCGCCTCCGGATCAGCTTGGGGCGCTGCTGCCGACCGTGTCCGGTGTTGCAACAACGGCGTATTGCAAGTTTAACGCGGATCTCATCAGTCGCTGTCCCGATCTGCGCGTGATCGCCGCCTGCGGGGTTGGCCTCGACCATATCGACGTGCCCTGTGCGACCCGCCGCGGCGTCCTCGTTTGCAATACGCCGGGCCTGCAGAACTCGACCGTCGCGGAAATGGCGCTGGCGCTCATTTTTGCGCTGGCGCGTAATCTTCCTGCGAATGACGCTTTCGTGCGCGCCGGAACATGGCGCCAACACCAGGTCGGGCTTGCCATCGATATCAGAGGCAAGCGACTCGGTCTTCTCGGGCTTGGCGGTATCGGCGGCTATCTCGCAACGGCAGCCCAGGCGCTCGGCCTGACGGTCGTTTATCACAAGCGCAGTCGCGACCTTGCGGCTGAGGCGAGAGGGATCGCCTATGTCGAACGAGACGCACTGTTTCGCGGCTCCGACTTCGTCAGTCTCCATTTGCCTCTGAATGCCGAGACGCGCGGCTCTGTCGGCCGTCGCGAATTCGCGCTGATGAAGCCCGGCGGCTTTCTGATCAATACCGCGCGGGGGTCTATTGTTGACGAACCGGCGCTGATCGAAGTCTTGACCAGCGGCCATCTCGCAGGCGCAGGTCTCGACGTGATGGACGCAGAGCCGATTGGAGCCGATAATCCGCTCTGCTCCACGCCAAACATCATCTTGCAGCCGCATGCCGGCGGCGCGACCCGCGAGACCAGACGCCGTATGGAAGAACTCACGGTCCGCAATACGCTCGCGGCGCTTGAAGGCCGGATGCCTGACATCGTTGTTAATCCCGAAGCCTTTCAGGCGCGGCAAGCGTGA
- a CDS encoding SDR family NAD(P)-dependent oxidoreductase: protein MNLGIAGKSVFITGGSKGIGFACAGRFLMEGAKVAIASRSQSNLDAALERLSGAFGVAADLVEADQATHAIEAAEQAIGPLSILVNSAGAAVRTPPDELTPAAWRKAFDAKFFSYINVIDPVVKRMAARGTGVIINIIGNGGKAPSPTHLAGGSANAALMLATAGLGAAYAPQGVRVVGINPGLTETDRVTQGLRAEAKLAQIDEVSMREVAYKRIPLGRAADPYEIADMALFLSSERAAYVTAVTITMDGAQSPSIM, encoded by the coding sequence ATGAATCTCGGCATCGCAGGCAAATCAGTCTTTATCACGGGTGGTTCAAAGGGGATCGGCTTCGCCTGCGCCGGGCGCTTCCTCATGGAAGGCGCGAAAGTCGCTATTGCATCACGATCTCAATCAAACCTCGACGCGGCGCTTGAACGTCTCTCCGGCGCATTTGGCGTCGCCGCGGACCTCGTCGAGGCTGACCAGGCGACCCACGCGATCGAAGCGGCCGAACAGGCCATCGGTCCGCTCTCGATTCTGGTCAATTCCGCCGGCGCCGCCGTTCGCACGCCTCCCGATGAACTCACGCCGGCCGCTTGGCGCAAAGCGTTCGATGCAAAATTCTTCTCCTACATCAATGTTATTGATCCCGTGGTGAAGCGCATGGCGGCGCGTGGGACAGGCGTCATCATCAATATTATTGGCAATGGCGGGAAAGCGCCGTCGCCCACGCATCTCGCTGGCGGCTCGGCGAATGCGGCCTTGATGCTCGCAACAGCTGGGTTAGGGGCGGCCTACGCTCCCCAAGGCGTTCGCGTGGTTGGCATCAATCCGGGCCTGACGGAAACAGATCGCGTTACACAAGGATTGCGCGCCGAAGCGAAATTGGCGCAGATCGACGAGGTTTCAATGAGAGAAGTCGCTTACAAGCGCATTCCTTTGGGGCGAGCAGCTGATCCTTATGAAATCGCGGATATGGCCCTATTTCTGTCGTCGGAGCGGGCTGCGTACGTCACGGCCGTGACGATTACAATGGATGGCGCGCAGTCGCCGAGCATCATGTGA
- a CDS encoding ParB/Srx family N-terminal domain-containing protein, with protein MAAQQKIGLSASRDIPFNKLMLSQANVRRVKAGISIEQLAESIAQRTLLQGLSVRPVLDGDGKETGMFEVPAGGRRYRALELLVKQKRMAKTQGRSLYVRLRGPDHGKGAAGKWTDAATGQHGDLLDLIGLSQRHASLRDTLNEARLFLRLPKAERIDDQNGEWSGDRETTAAARRLFSMSRPVRGTIAEVYLGERGVDLRSIGVDAKTLRFHPCCRYRDHRRARTQELPALIAAVTNDAGEITGVHRTWLDPSGKAKAQVASPRRPMGAILGHGVRLGWPNARASIDMIIAGEGLETMLSLRTAMPATPMIAATSANHLAALLLPASLTRLYVALDQDAAGRRAAQRLGDRARSRGIEVLTLQPALGDFNEDLRRFGVDALVRTLRAQLVPADATRLLSAGHAVSE; from the coding sequence ATGGCTGCCCAACAGAAGATTGGGCTGAGTGCATCACGTGATATCCCCTTCAACAAGTTGATGCTCAGCCAGGCGAATGTGCGGCGGGTGAAAGCCGGCATATCGATCGAGCAACTGGCGGAGAGTATTGCGCAGCGGACGTTGCTGCAGGGCCTGAGCGTCCGGCCGGTGCTGGATGGGGACGGGAAAGAGACCGGCATGTTCGAAGTTCCGGCTGGAGGCCGGCGCTATCGGGCGCTGGAGCTGCTGGTGAAGCAGAAGCGAATGGCGAAGACGCAGGGCCGCAGTCTCTATGTCAGACTGCGCGGGCCTGATCACGGCAAAGGCGCGGCCGGTAAATGGACGGACGCAGCGACCGGCCAGCACGGCGATCTCCTTGATCTGATCGGGCTCAGCCAGCGCCACGCGAGTCTTCGCGACACGTTGAACGAAGCGCGCTTGTTTCTGCGCCTGCCAAAAGCTGAACGGATCGATGATCAAAACGGAGAATGGAGCGGTGATCGAGAGACAACCGCAGCCGCACGCCGCCTGTTCTCCATGTCGCGGCCGGTCAGAGGCACGATCGCTGAAGTCTATCTCGGTGAGCGCGGCGTCGACCTCCGGAGCATTGGCGTTGACGCCAAGACATTGCGTTTCCACCCCTGCTGCCGCTATCGCGATCATCGCCGGGCGCGAACCCAGGAACTCCCTGCGCTGATCGCCGCTGTCACCAACGACGCCGGCGAAATCACCGGCGTGCATCGCACCTGGCTCGATCCATCGGGCAAAGCGAAGGCGCAGGTCGCTTCGCCGCGTCGGCCCATGGGCGCGATCCTCGGTCACGGCGTGCGCCTGGGCTGGCCGAATGCTCGTGCCTCCATCGACATGATCATCGCCGGCGAAGGCCTTGAGACTATGCTGTCGCTACGTACTGCGATGCCCGCGACGCCGATGATCGCGGCGACCTCAGCCAATCACCTCGCGGCGCTCCTGCTTCCTGCTTCATTGACTCGTCTCTACGTTGCGCTCGATCAGGATGCGGCCGGTCGACGCGCGGCGCAGCGATTGGGCGATCGCGCGCGCAGTCGAGGGATCGAGGTTCTGACGCTGCAGCCTGCGCTCGGCGATTTCAACGAAGATCTCCGGCGCTTTGGCGTCGACGCGCTCGTCCGGACCTTGCGCGCGCAACTCGTTCCTGCCGACGCGACCCGACTCCTGTCCGCAGGGCACGCCGTCAGCGAATGA
- a CDS encoding DUF2493 domain-containing protein yields the protein MNFDPDDGYEARHASSPTERVISELQLHGHRPHPDEPDTRSLPDELAINGTLADIFDALIATLVDTRLEPDLDDLLWSSVNLFHRAVDRIQRLLDRNEDAQKRSQQEQDGSEIRSVELERLIAEGQSLIERRDGMELFRDHAAELFEAHTGSSWRPRSGSLVNHRLLTAAMIDSRDFLAARRRIENDPLLPAGPRIAFSGGMECNDVKRIWDALDKVRAKHPDMVLLHGGSPKGAERIAACWADHHKVTQVAFKPDWTRHAKAAPFRRNDQLLETMPIGVIVFPGSGITENLADKARKLGIPVWRFG from the coding sequence ATGAACTTCGATCCAGACGACGGCTATGAGGCGCGTCACGCCTCATCTCCGACCGAACGCGTCATTAGCGAATTACAGCTCCACGGCCATCGCCCGCATCCCGACGAGCCCGATACGCGGTCGCTTCCGGACGAACTCGCAATCAACGGCACTCTCGCTGATATTTTCGACGCTCTCATCGCAACGCTTGTCGATACACGGCTTGAACCCGATCTCGACGATTTGCTCTGGTCATCCGTCAATCTTTTCCACCGCGCCGTCGATCGCATCCAGCGACTGCTCGATCGCAACGAAGACGCCCAAAAGCGCAGCCAGCAGGAACAGGACGGTTCGGAAATTCGCTCGGTCGAACTCGAACGCCTCATTGCGGAGGGCCAAAGCCTGATCGAGCGCCGCGACGGGATGGAGCTGTTTCGCGACCACGCCGCCGAGTTGTTCGAGGCCCATACCGGCTCATCCTGGCGGCCGCGCTCCGGCTCGCTCGTCAATCATCGTCTGCTCACCGCGGCGATGATCGACTCCAGAGATTTCCTCGCCGCCCGCCGTCGCATCGAGAACGATCCGCTGCTTCCGGCTGGGCCCCGGATCGCTTTCTCCGGAGGCATGGAGTGCAACGATGTCAAGCGCATCTGGGACGCGCTCGACAAGGTTCGCGCCAAGCATCCTGACATGGTGCTCTTACACGGCGGCTCGCCCAAAGGCGCGGAGCGCATCGCGGCCTGCTGGGCTGATCATCACAAGGTGACGCAGGTCGCCTTTAAGCCGGACTGGACCCGTCACGCCAAGGCTGCGCCATTCAGGCGCAACGATCAGCTGCTTGAGACCATGCCGATCGGCGTCATCGTCTTCCCCGGCTCCGGGATCACAGAAAATCTCGCCGACAAGGCGCGCAAGCTCGGTATCCCCGTCTGGAGATTCGGGTGA
- a CDS encoding VOC family protein: protein MPMVSLDLDHVHITVSDREASADWYERVLGLRRDARVPHWASDPTQPLFIGSGRSRSCIALFQRRPDDPPRAGDHTVGFAVSGADFLAFAARLDALSLTHRDGEPLTRANTVDHGAAWSFHFLDPDGNRIELTSYDHEMIAAALTA from the coding sequence ATGCCGATGGTGAGTCTCGATCTTGATCACGTTCACATCACGGTCTCCGATCGCGAGGCGTCCGCGGACTGGTACGAGCGCGTGCTGGGTTTGCGGCGCGACGCCCGCGTTCCCCATTGGGCGTCCGATCCGACGCAACCGCTGTTTATCGGCAGCGGTCGGTCGCGATCCTGCATCGCGCTTTTTCAGCGGCGGCCCGATGATCCGCCCCGCGCCGGCGATCATACGGTGGGGTTCGCCGTTTCAGGCGCCGATTTCCTCGCATTCGCCGCACGGCTCGACGCCCTCTCTCTGACTCATCGCGACGGAGAGCCGTTGACGCGCGCCAACACCGTTGATCATGGCGCGGCCTGGTCGTTCCATTTTCTCGATCCCGACGGGAATCGGATCGAACTCACCAGCTACGATCACGAGATGATAGCCGCCGCACTGACGGCATAG
- a CDS encoding creatininase has product MTVRMAEMTWCDYARRVDEGQPVLLPVGSIEQHGFHMPLSVDVIIPLALASEVARRVGAIVAEPFAYGYKSQPRSGGGQSFRGTTSLDGATLTALMRDLLREFARHGVRRVALIDGHFENAMFLIEGVDLALRDLAAQGVHDMKVARIDYWEFITLEAQAATFDEGFPGWALEHASIMETSMMLHLRPDLVDLSQVVEDGPAKLALWDAYPLPDGTVPSSGVLSTTRGATAAKGRMLFDVYTAGVERAVRESFAL; this is encoded by the coding sequence ATGACGGTTCGGATGGCGGAGATGACGTGGTGCGACTATGCGCGACGGGTGGATGAAGGCCAGCCGGTGCTTCTGCCTGTGGGGTCCATCGAACAGCATGGCTTTCACATGCCGCTGTCGGTCGACGTTATCATTCCGCTGGCGCTGGCGAGCGAGGTTGCGCGGCGCGTCGGCGCGATCGTCGCGGAACCTTTCGCCTACGGCTATAAATCGCAACCGCGCTCCGGCGGCGGCCAGTCGTTTCGCGGCACGACGAGCCTCGACGGCGCCACTTTGACGGCGCTCATGCGTGATCTGCTGCGCGAGTTCGCGCGTCACGGCGTGCGGCGCGTCGCGCTGATCGACGGTCATTTCGAGAATGCGATGTTCCTGATCGAGGGCGTCGATCTGGCGCTGCGCGATCTCGCCGCGCAGGGCGTTCACGACATGAAGGTCGCGCGCATCGATTATTGGGAGTTCATTACGCTGGAAGCGCAGGCGGCGACGTTCGACGAGGGTTTTCCGGGCTGGGCGCTCGAACACGCCTCGATCATGGAGACCTCGATGATGCTGCATTTGCGGCCCGATCTCGTCGATCTGTCACAAGTCGTCGAGGACGGGCCCGCGAAACTCGCGCTGTGGGATGCGTATCCGCTTCCCGACGGAACTGTGCCTTCGTCGGGCGTGCTGTCGACGACGCGCGGCGCAACAGCGGCGAAGGGCCGGATGCTCTTCGACGTCTACACCGCCGGCGTTGAACGGGCGGTCCGCGAAAGCTTCGCGCTATGA
- a CDS encoding cytosine deaminase translates to MAFDLLIRGATLADGRVGIDLAIKDGRFVEIAPAIQGEARETIDATGRFVSPPFVDAHFHLDATLALGFQGRFNVSGTLAEGIAIWNDIRDAIPAEDFRRRALAYCDLAVSQGLLAIRSHVDVTDKRLVAVDVLLDVKKEVAPYLDLQLVAFPQMGYFSAPETPDNIARALDKGVEVVGGIPHLEPTAELGHESVRRLARLAADRGLMIDLHCDENDDPNSRCVETLAYETKRLGLGGRAVGSHLTSMHSMDNFYAARLITMMAKADLQVVTNPLANMFLQGRFDSYPKRRGLARIPELMAAGCTVATGHDSVLDPWYPLGRADMLDVASMTVHAAHLSSHRGMRDCLDLVTTLPAKILGLGDYGIEIGKPADCVVLQAADGFEAIRLRPPRLAVVRRGNVIARSEPTQSALMLPGRPTSVDPAVIRAFSVS, encoded by the coding sequence ATGGCGTTCGATCTTCTTATCCGCGGCGCGACGCTGGCCGACGGCCGCGTCGGAATCGACCTTGCGATCAAGGATGGTCGCTTTGTCGAAATCGCGCCGGCGATCCAGGGTGAGGCGCGCGAAACAATCGACGCGACCGGCCGGTTCGTCAGCCCGCCCTTCGTCGACGCGCATTTCCATCTCGATGCGACGCTCGCGCTCGGCTTCCAGGGCCGCTTCAATGTTTCCGGCACGCTCGCCGAAGGCATCGCGATCTGGAACGACATCCGCGACGCCATCCCCGCCGAAGATTTCCGCCGCCGCGCCCTCGCCTATTGCGATCTTGCCGTCAGCCAGGGCTTGCTGGCCATCCGCAGCCATGTCGACGTGACCGACAAGCGGCTCGTCGCCGTCGACGTGCTGCTCGACGTAAAGAAGGAGGTCGCGCCCTACCTCGATCTCCAGCTCGTCGCGTTTCCGCAAATGGGTTATTTCTCGGCGCCCGAGACGCCTGACAACATCGCCCGCGCGCTCGACAAGGGCGTCGAGGTGGTCGGCGGTATTCCCCATCTCGAACCGACAGCGGAACTCGGCCATGAATCCGTGCGCCGCCTTGCGAGGCTGGCCGCCGATCGCGGCCTGATGATCGATCTCCATTGCGACGAGAACGACGATCCCAATTCCCGCTGCGTCGAGACGCTGGCCTACGAGACGAAACGATTGGGGCTCGGCGGCCGCGCCGTCGGCTCGCATCTCACCTCAATGCATTCGATGGACAATTTCTACGCTGCGCGCCTGATCACGATGATGGCGAAGGCGGATCTGCAGGTGGTGACCAATCCGTTGGCCAACATGTTTCTGCAGGGTCGCTTCGATAGTTATCCGAAGCGCCGCGGCCTGGCGCGCATTCCAGAGCTGATGGCGGCCGGATGCACGGTTGCGACGGGACACGACAGCGTGCTCGACCCCTGGTATCCGCTGGGGCGCGCCGATATGCTCGACGTCGCTTCCATGACGGTGCATGCAGCGCATCTGTCGAGCCATCGAGGCATGCGTGACTGCCTCGACCTCGTCACGACGCTGCCAGCGAAGATTCTCGGTCTCGGGGATTACGGAATCGAAATCGGCAAACCGGCAGACTGCGTCGTTCTGCAGGCGGCGGATGGCTTCGAGGCGATCCGGCTGCGGCCGCCGCGCCTTGCCGTCGTGCGACGCGGCAACGTCATCGCCCGCTCCGAGCCGACGCAGTCGGCGCTGATGCTTCCCGGCCGGCCGACGAGCGTCGATCCAGCCGTGATCCGCGCCTTCAGCGTCTCATAG